A stretch of DNA from Pygocentrus nattereri isolate fPygNat1 chromosome 14, fPygNat1.pri, whole genome shotgun sequence:
ATTTTAAGACAATCCTTATTTGCTCAGATCTCAGTAGACTAGTGTACAGGATGGCTAGTGCATCTCTTTTATTGACCTCAGAAGTTCGGGTTATGTGCAGGGGTATTCCAGTACCTGCTGGATCATTTGAGGGCATGCATTTCGTCATGTGAAGACAGACAACATATGAGCCAGCAATTTAGTGAAGCAGGACAGTTTTACTCATACTTGTAAGTATGTTATGTTAAACTTTACTTATCCAGAAGTGCCTAAATGTGAGTGTGCTGTCAAAGATGTGTTATTTTCGGCAAAAGCAGTGTGGTCAACTAAAGGTTCTGCTTTCCCTCAAGTTAACAAGATATTAGCTTGTGATCCTTTTACACATAGATAgaattagtcagaatgcacacCCCTAATTAGACTGGCTCTAAAAGCAACTTACAACTTAACATCTCACCTGTTCTGACTGGTAATACTGGATGGCCTGGCTGAAGACGTCAATGGCACTATCAAGGTCCTCCTCGTGTGTGTACATGGTCACCAAGGCAGAAACCTGTCATACACAGCCACCCATCCAAAATGTCATACAGGACTTCACAGAAATGTTCTAGTCTGCGTGGCTCTTCGTCCGTCCTTTATTAGCAGTTATTTAATCCTGAGAACAGATCAAACAAACTCTTACCATTCCTTGTTTGTGCTTATAGTCCTCTATCGACCTCAGAATATCACCGGCTTTAGTCACATGACCTATAATGAGAGATGGATTGGTGTAAACTTCAGAAAGCACTGCAAGTACTCCCAATACTTTACATGTGCATGTACATGTACAAGGGCCTGACTGATATGAAACTGATATGGTGACCGTTACCAATAGTAAAGGGCCAAAAAACCGCTAAGTGATAATACAGCTGATTACGGCTGTAAATGATTAACCACCAACCGACAAAGATTCAACCAATGCTGTGGTTATTTTTCCAATTTAATTTCCAAAGCCTATTTGAGTCAGCATAATTACTACTGATCCTGACTTGCGCTCATGAAGCACAACTGATAACTGGCTCCACTAGATAGAACTACTAAAAATGAAGCGCAGCTAAAAAACTGCCATTTGGGTACCTGTTTTCAAGAAAACAGCACAACAACGATGTGCCATATCAATCTTAATGGAAAGTTTTGTTGCATTTATACAGATCTCACTTGATGTGTACATCCCTAACTGGAAGAGTTTCACAACAGCTTTGACagagcacagccaatcagaattcaGAACCTAAACAATCTGatcattcatattttaaaatgactaattatGGTCAGTTGTCTGTAAAAGAACTGGCCCAAATTCGCAACACCCGAAAATAATACAGTTAAGTTGTAATGAAATACTTCAGTTAAACAGCACTTTACTAACCGATATAACAGTAATTTCTCAATCATCACACTTCTTAAACGCAATTATTATAGTCTTTGCACTTTTTGTGATTTGCAGATCCTTAACAGAATTCTTAAGGTACGGTTTGTTATGGTCTCTAAATAGAATGTGTGTTATAACAGATTATTCCTGTGCTAAAGGTTAGGTTTGGATACACTTCACAATAGTTTTCACTATTTTACCCAACGTTGTATTGTGATCAGTGAGGCTCTACTGTGTTATGCTCTGACCTTGAATCAGGTAAAGTTGTGCCATTGTCAGTTTGATTCCAGATGCGCTCTCTGGATGTTCTTCTGAAAAacgctgaagaaaaaaaaaaaaaaacccaacacgAGACACACAACAGGTCATTACATCTTTGAATCAGTGTTGTATAATTAGCTAATCCGAACTGGAAAGTAAACAGAGACAAAATAACCTAGACGTTTTACAGTAACTTCTATTACATACTGCCGCTGCTgtgcaaaaaaatgcaaatttccTGATAAATggaaaaccacagaaaaaaaatatatttaaagtaACTGTATGAAGAATGTCTTGCCTACTATAAGTAAATggcataacaaaacaaaacaaaaaaactaggACATGCTTTACATTTGCAAAATTTGTCAAGGGAAGGACGTATGGGATGATAAGCAGATTTAAGTtttaaatttgttgtttttctgctttttgcagTAACAAATTTAATGAAAGAACATCCATGTGCTTTATAAAACACAGCAAAGTAAATGTTCACAGCATTTCAAGTAAagtagaaatgttccaaaacctgacctaaaaatgataaatacagTGATGAAGTACTATACACTATAGAAAGACAGTaagagaaatacaaaaaaaaaaatctgtagttATACCTGCAGCAGCTCTATGGCCTTGCTGTGCTGTTTCTCTCGGCAGAGTTGGGCAACCTGGATCAGGACGGGTCGCGGGTGACCAGGGTTCTGAGACTGCAGGGTTGATGACAACTTCCTGCACTGGTCAGCCTATCAAAAGCCAGCAGTACGAAGAAACAATGTCACAAAATCACCTTCACTTAATGTCTTTAAAGGATAAGCACaggaccaaaaaaataaaataaaaaaattatacagaaaGGAAGGCAGTTCATGGTAAATATGGAGTGCTGCAAGTGTGTACTGAGTGTGAGAGTCTATGTACACAAACTAACCTTCTATGACTGTGGCCCTGTGCATGCTTGATATTAAGATCCGTCCCAAGTAACCAAATAGCAAGTGGAcagtaaccctaaccctaaccctaaccctaacctggCATTACCATACGTCTAAAGTGACCATTTAAGATCAGATTTTATGACTGCAGCAAACGTACCATGTCTATTTACTACGTTAGTCTCCCATTGCATTTGCTGTGATACAAAAAACATACTGCGAGTCTTTGTTGTCAAGTATATGTATGGTCTGTTAGAAAAGTTTAGACTGCAGGGACGACTAATAAACTAGTAAACAAACTGCAAAGTGGACAAATACAGAACCTACACAGCTGCTTTCATCTCTACTATGATGAGACATTTAATAAGATGGTCCTTAGTCATTGTTGGGGATGTATTAGTGTTCATATCACAAGTATCATGTGGCCATATACATTCCTTCTGATGTGGTTTGAGTAACTAAACATTCAAGTTTTCTCTATAAGGACTTTTGGAGCCTTGTATGCTTGTGTGCATATACCTGATTTGTATACATTGCCAGCAATGCTTTGTTAAACTCGATGGCTTGCAGCTGTTTCTTGGCCAGTTTGTATTCCACACCTTCTGCATTCATCAACTTCACCTTCTTCTTGGAGTCGAACACATTTTGGTCCTGCAAGATTAAAGACAACAGACATGAACAATTGCTGCAAACCCACATTCAACTTTAAGACTATAATTCAACAGCTGAGAAGTAATTCTCCTGTTTAATGGTGTTACCTTGTTGATGGTGATGATATTATTGGCAGTTACAGCCAGAAGGCCCACATCAGATGGTCTGTGTGAGAAACAGGTATTAGAACAGCCTCAAAGATCACTTATGTGGCAGTGTGGCACGGTATGATAGAGCAGAACCcctttaaaaatgcatgcaGTGTTGCAATCCATCAAACTAAGTGCGAAAGATGCCACTAATATATGTGTTCATTTCCAAAACTTGCATTTCTGttaaaataaaacctttattCTCTTAGTCAAAATTTCCATCTAGCAATCGGACAGAAACTGAGGGTTCTGTGACCAAGGACCCTTGCATAGGAGGAGACCCTTGCATTCACGTCACTTAATCAGCTCTGAAGTTTGGTTAAATTAGCGAAATACTGGCCGGACATCTGAGCTGAAAACTGTCCGACACCAATACTTGGAGATCAATCGTTAGATCGACTGGCTAGGTTGTCTTATTCACAGCTCACTGGACAGTTCTACAATTTACAATTTCTGTAATTAAAACTCAAGAGAACATTGTTTACTATATAAGCTATGATTTTAAATTGCACCAATTTAAAATTGAGCAACTTAAAATTGCAGTTTAAATTGATTTCTCAGGATTGATGGCAATGAATCATAAGCTaaaatgtaataactgtgatgggaatatacaaatgtaaaagaagtgtgcgtgtgtgtccaTACTTCAGTTTGATGACTTGGTTATAAAGTTGCAGTGCATCCTCTGTTCTGCCTTGGAGCTGCATGATATAAGCCATCTGAGAATGAATCACTGCCAGTTCAGCGTTTATATCCTCCTCTGTCATATCCTGTACAACAAACAGTTTGttattaataaactaataattACCATTtaggaaacttttttttcctctgtaggccactcagttttttttaaaatagctgTAGATActactatttttattcataGTAACAGTGTTTCCTGAGGGAAATGCAAGCATTGGCTCTTAATGAAGGAGAGTAGGGATACTCACAGAATCCTCTGCCAGAGACATCCTACAGAGCTCTGCAATGAGAAAACCAGCCAAGTCAcccacaaacacagagaaaacagtgaCCAAGATCAGATCTGAACTAGATCTTTAGATTCCAGATTTCTTAAACTACTTTGATTTTATTTCCTGAATTAATGACGAATGTGGAAGTTCTTgggggggggaaaaaaatgttattcCGACCATACAGTGTGACTACATTGTGTCTGACCTTCAGCTTCTTGGAGCTTCTTCAAGGCTTGGCTAAGCTGGCCACGACCAATCAGACTGCAGGCAGCGTTGTAGCAGAGCTCATATGTGCTCTCAGGCAAACCCATGTCCTCCTGCACAAAGATGAAAGAGCAAGTGGAAGTCAATGCAAACAATACTAATTTAAGGATGGATGTATTCCCTAATGAAATGTTACAGCAGATGGGGCCAAGATTGATACCGTTTTATTTTAAAGCTACCTACCTAGggacttcatttacatttacagcatttagcagacgctcttgtccagagcgacttacaagaagtgcttcaCATTTTACAGAAGCACAGACCAAGTTCAGCACCCCATCCACCAGTTCTACAGATGACTTTAATGTATGAATACACAGATTTCAGTGAAAACATACACAAGTCCCCTGCCTATATTTCTATACCAAAGGGAAATCTACCAAGAgttgtattatatatacacaatgtCTTAAGAAGACCTGTTTGACTGCAGACATGAAAAACATGAGAGTTTTTCACATCTGCAGCCTTgggaatgatgcttcataacaaTGTTATAAATGGACCAAATATCTGTCAGTTCATTAAAAAGCCTCTTACATCGATGCAAAAGTTCATTCTTATGTCACCTTGCGATTATTACAAAAAGTGTCAAAGCTGAGGTTTATTCATACAAATTATTTATCTTGGCAAACAGTTACACAAGCAGCCACTGTTTCGGCTAGAATCAATTTAAGTATCTTCCAGTCAGTGGCCAACAGTATCACATaccaaaaacatcaaatgttacATGATGAGCAAGACCATCTTTACTagagaaagtgtttttttttaccaaagtTTTCCATTAAATGTCAGTCCAATCCTTTTTCTATTTGACGTGGTTAAAAACTCTGAAAGAACATGCTGAATCAGAGGTGTAATCCCAGCTACTCTGTATGTGTTTTCACTCACAGCTGTAGCGTTCTCCCAGGTGCTCCTTGCAGCCAGCACTGCAGCCAAGTTcgtcttcctctcctcctcatACTCATCCTGGGAGTTTCTGATCAGGTCTTTGTAAACAGCTTCACACTCATCATACCGCTCCAGCCTATACAGCTACACAGACAGCAGAAACATACTGTATAAGCTCTTCATAAAATAAATGCTAAGACAGCCAGGCAAAGCTGAACTGCCCTACATTTTCTTAACCCTTatagtgctgtgaaaaaatatctCTTTTCTTCTAATTGTACACAAATGTTACATCATACTGTTTTGGATAATCAAACTTAATTTAACAAtcacaataacatttttaaatgaccccttcatttattgaaagaaaaaaaaaaaaaaaaagacaaacagaaccTTTCAATATTACGAAGTAGGCGAAAAGGTCCAACAAGCAGCAGACTATTCGAACAGTAACGTCCTTACCACTTGGCCATAGAGTTCTTTAagtttgtctgtctgttcagagaTTCCTTCAATGGTCTTCAACGCGCTCTCCACTCTGTTCAGCCGGTACTCACAGTAGGCCTTCTCAAACCCAACCATATCACTGTGTGAGACAAAACATGAACTGCTAACTGCATATAACTGATTtacaacatctttttttttttattaagatgGCGAGAAAGCAGGACCCTCCTTAACTTTATCTTCGGTTTATGGGTGCAAGGTACTGCAATCTGATACACACAAGTAAAACAAACAATCACCAACGGTAAGAAAGGCAATGCAGTTTTTCCCATCAAAAGCATTTTGGCCTTTTCCTTTGTCAACTGGCCTGGTCATTTCTGTATGATGTGTTATATGATATGTTATAAAAACAATGCCATTTAAAAAGGAAGGTACACagaaatcactttttattttctttctccttctaaTCATCAGTTAGCTTCACCTTCCAATTAGAGGTGGGTAGCTCATACAGTATTGCTATACTTTTTTTCATTACACATGATATGtcattatatttactttttcagagatctgatcagttggaacagagaaaaaagaaccaaTAGTGCTACATTTCacaaaatactataaaaaacTGCATACAATAAATCGTATTCAATATTTGGCATACTGAATTGCACTTAATCCAATTAAACAAGACcattttttctttacaatgaaacatgcagttggtcagtgttctacaaGTATTaccaatatccacaatatgcttagAAAAGCAGTGTTGTGATGTAActtgataattatttatattgtcATTTTGACCAGCCTTACTTCCAATCAGTCATTGACTATTAGCAGGCTTTGTTTTTCCATCACCATGAGGTAGAACTAGACAATTTAGGGAGGGGGGTAGTACCTCTTGTTATA
This window harbors:
- the srp72 gene encoding signal recognition particle subunit SRP72 — translated: MAGGAGSLASLWTEVNRCGQNGDFGRALKAVNKILHENKDDVTALHCKIVCLIQNGGFKEALNVINTHTKSLTSDMVGFEKAYCEYRLNRVESALKTIEGISEQTDKLKELYGQVLYRLERYDECEAVYKDLIRNSQDEYEEERKTNLAAVLAARSTWENATAEDMGLPESTYELCYNAACSLIGRGQLSQALKKLQEAEELCRMSLAEDSDMTEEDINAELAVIHSQMAYIMQLQGRTEDALQLYNQVIKLKPSDVGLLAVTANNIITINKDQNVFDSKKKVKLMNAEGVEYKLAKKQLQAIEFNKALLAMYTNQADQCRKLSSTLQSQNPGHPRPVLIQVAQLCREKQHSKAIELLQRFSEEHPESASGIKLTMAQLYLIQGHVTKAGDILRSIEDYKHKQGMVSALVTMYTHEEDLDSAIDVFSQAIQYYQSEQPGSPTHLSLVREAADFKLRYGRKKEAISDLEQLWKQNTKDVHTLAQLISAYSLVDQDKAKALSKHLPSPDTMSFNIDVDELENSHGATYVRKKAAKVTGENAPKEQGQGEIKKKKKKKKGKLPKNYDPKSTPDPERWLPMRERSYYRGRKKGKKKEQVGRGTQGATSGATAELDASKTASSPPTSPRPGSGTGSASNVVPPRQQKPAASGATRKKAPQKKKKGGKGGW